Sequence from the Longimicrobiales bacterium genome:
GCGCGACGAGCGGGCGAACGATGAGTTCCGATTCCATCTCGAGATGCTGATTGCGCGCAACGAGCGCAGCGGCATGTCGAGGGAGGATGCGCGGCGCGCCGCGTACGTTCAGTTCGGCGGTATCGACCGTTTCAGGGAGAGTGCGCGCGACGAGGAGCGGAGTCGGCCGCTGGAGGATCTCGTGCGTGACATGCGGCACGCCGTGCGAAACCTCGTGCGCATGCCGGCGTTCACGATCGCAGCGGTCGTGACGCTCGGACTCGGCATTGGTGCGACGACAGTGATGTACTCGATCGTCGATCATGTGGTGCTGCGGACGCTGCCGTACCCGGATGCGGATCGGCTCGTGCTCGTGCGGGTGGTCGCGCAGGAGCTGCAGGACCAGGTCCCGTCGCTGGCACCGAATGCGGTGCGCTTCCTGGAGTGGCGGGAGCGTTGCGCATTGTGCGAGGATGTGGGAGCTGTGCGTGCGACTGCAGTCACGTGGTCCGGTGCGGGAGATCCGGTGCGGCTGCACGGTTTGCGCGTGTCATCCAACCTGCTCCCCCTCCTGGGTGCGCGTGCACAGGAGGGGCGGTTGTTCCGCGACGACGAAGAAACGGCTGCGGCGGGCGTGGTGGTGCTGAGCGACGCATTCTGGCAGCGGGAGTTCGGGGGCGATCGTACGGCGATCGGCCGCACCATCATGTTGAACGATGAGCCGCGTGTGATCATCGGTGTGCTGCCGGCAGGGTTCCGGCTGCCGAAGCGGGACGAGCTGGGGGAAGGCACACAGCTGCCGGATGATCCACAGGTGTATGTCCCGCTGACGTTCGCCGAGTGGGAGCTGCGGAGTCAGGGCGGGTTCGACTACAGCATCATCGCGCGGCTGGAGCCGGGTGTGACCACGGCGGAGGCGCAAACGCACCTCACCGACCTGGAGGGCGTGATCACGGCTCGGACGGGACCGGGTCTGACGATCAGCGCGCAGGTTCTGCCGCTGCAGGACCAGGTGGTGGGCGGCACGCGGCGCGGTCTCGTTCTGCTGCTCGGCGCAGTGGGCGCGGTGCTGCTGCTGGTATGCGTCAACCTGGCGAGTCTGCTGCTCGCGCGGAACGCGGGCCGTTCGCGTGAAGCCGCAGTGCGCGTCGCGCTCGGCGCGGGTCGCGGCCGACTGATCCGCGAGTCGCTCACGGAGAGTCTGATGCTCGCGCTGGCGGCGGGAGTGCTCGGTCTCGGGCTGGCGCAGGTCGGGCTTACCGCACTGCTTCAGCTCGCACCGGCGGACCTGCCGCGGCTGCATGACGTTCGGTTCGACGCGCGCATCGCTGCCGCCGGCGTGGTGCTGTCACTCGTGACGGGGCTGCTGTTCGGCGTCCTGCCCGCGCTGCGCACGGGTGGGGCGGATCCGGGCGAGGCGCTGAAGTCCGGAGGCAGGACGCAGTCACAGAGTCGTGCAACTGCACGTGGGCGTATGTCGCTGATCGCGGCGCAGGTGGCGCTGACCGCGATTCTGCTCGTCACCGCCGGCCTGTTTCTGACCAGCTTCGCGCGCGTGCTCGGCGTCGATCGCGGGTTTCGCGCCGAGCGCGCGCTCGCGCTGGATGTCGTCGTGCCACGCAGCGCGTATTCGGATGGCGCGGGGCTGGAGCGAGTATACGGCGAGCTGCTGGAACGTTTGAAGCGCATCCCCGGCGTCACGGGTGCGGCCGCAACCAGCAGGCTGCCGCTGGATGGGCTGCTCTGGGCGGACGCGATGCGCGTGGAAAACGATACGCGACCATCCGAGGAATGGCCTCTCGGCAACTTTCATTTCGTTACACCCGGGTATTTCGCCACGCTCGACATTCCACTCCGTGGAACCGCGTTCACACAGCTGGACCATGGACGCAGCGTTGCTATCCTGTCCGCTCGCGCCGCAGCCCTGCTCTTCCCCGACGGCGAGGATCCGATCGGCCGGCGGGTGCAGCTGGGCAGCCGTGTGCTCGCGGATGTGATCGGTATCGCGGCCGATGTCGCGGCGACAGGCATCGGGACGGAGCAGCAGCCGATCGTGTACCTGCCGCCATGGACTGCACTCGGATTCCCCGCCGATGCGTCCCTGGTGTTGAGCACGCAGGTCGACCCGCAGTCGGTGACCGCACCGGCGCGTACGGCGGTGCGCGAGGCAGGCGCAGGGATTGCGATCGCGCGCGTCCGCACACTCGAGCAGATGGTCGATGATGCGACGGCCGCGCGCCGCTTCGAGCTCAGCCTGCTTTTGCTCTTCGCACTCACCGCGCTCGTCACCGCGTGTGTCGGCATATACGGAGTCGTTGCGCACTCACTCGCGAGCCGGCGCAGCGAGATTGGCGTGCGGATGGCGCTCGGCGCCGCCCGCGGCGACATCCATTGGCTGGTCGTCCGCCAGGGTGTCGTGGCCGCGGCAATCGGACTGGTCACCGGCTTCACGGCGATCGCCGCGCTCGGACGTGTGGTGCATAGCCTGCTGTTCGGAGTGAGCACAGGCGACCCGGTCGTACTGGGGGCCGTCGCCACGCTGCTCGCGGTGGTCACCTCGACCGCGTCATGGATCCCCGCCCGCCGTGCAACTGCACGGGACCTGGCTGTGACATTGCGCGACTGACCTGCAGGAGGTCGCGACAATCGGCTTCCGCGCTGTGTCCGTCGCAGGTGTGCCGGTGCATATCGCGTAGCTGCACTCGCGTCCTGGAGCACCGCTCCGGAAACCTGTCCGCCACCGGTATCGGACGTTAGCATCGCGGTACCGCCCTCCCCGTCCTGCCGCGGCTCGACGGGGGCGCTGCGTGTCCGGACAGACACTCCTCTCCACCCGACTGATCGCGTATGGCCAGGCCGACTTTCCACGCTCGCTTCGTGGGGGCAGGCGGGTAGTTCGGGAAGCGGGCCGTAGCGGGCCGGAGCGGGCGTCCAACCTTCCATCTGCTGCGCACAGGCCGTCTGAATGGAAGGTTGGCTGGTCATACTGCACTCGACCTTCCATCGATGCGTCGGCACGGCTGCGCATGCGGACGGTTGTGTGCGTAGGGGGCCGCCGACCGCCCACGCGTACGAGTCGGTGTCGCGAAATGGTCGATTCGCGGCTTTGCGCCCGGCTTCGCGCCCGCCTTCGCGCCCGCCTTCGCGCCCGGCTTCGCGCCCGCCTTCGCGCCCGCCTTCGGGCCCGGCTTCGCACCCGCCTTCGCGCCCGGCTTCGCGCCCGCCTTCGCGCCCGCCTTCGCGCCCGGCTTCGCGCCTGGCTTCGCACCCGCCTTCGCACCCGGATCGCGCCTGGCTTCGGGCCCGGCTTCGCGCCGGCTCCGCACGCCGTGGCCGGACCGTGAATCGCCCTCAATCCGGCACCGCGGACGGCGGCTCGAAGCCGGCCTCGCTCACGATGCGACTGAAGTCCGGATCGCCGTACAGCGGCTCGAACGCCGTCCATTGGCGAACGTGCGGCAGTTTCGCGTAGCGCAGGCGATAGACCAGCTCGAGGCGAGCGAGTGCCGCGTCCCGTTCGTCCAGGGCGAGGTGCACGGCGGCCATGGCGAAGTTGCCGAAGCCAAGCCGGCCCCAGTCCCGCTCGAGGCGGGCGATGATGGCGCGCGCATCATCATGCCGGCCGACGAATGCGTATGCGCGTCCGAGGTTGGCGAGTGCGAGCCAGCGTCCGCCGGCCATGGCGACCGCCCTCTCGAGCGGCTCGATGGCCTCGGCGGGACGACCGGCGTCCACGAGCGCCCAGCCGAGTGCGTCATACCCGGCCGCGAGGGTCGGATGCAGCTCGACCATCCGGCGGGCCTCCGTGATTGCTTCATCGAAGCGGGCGAGGTGCAGGAAGGTGCCGGTGACGTTGTAGCTCGCCGACGCGGATAGCGGGTCGAGCTGCTGCGCACGCTGCGTCGTAACGAGCGCTTCGTCGAAGCGGCCCATGTTGTCCAGGTAGAGGCTGTACCAGAGGTATGTGTATGGCTCACCCGCATCGAGCTCGAACGCTCGCGCGAACGCACGCCGCGCCTCTTCCCATTGCCAGTCCTCTGTGTAGATCAAGCCGAGGATTGCGTGCGCCGCGGCCAGCGTGGAGTCCTTCTCGAGGGCACGCAGCGCCGCGGCACGCGCGTGCGCGGTCGCCACTTCCGGATGCACACCGGCCAGATCGATGAGGCTGACATGCGCATGCGCGATGCTCGCGTGTGCGAGTGCGTAATCCGGATCCCGGGCAATCGCCTGCTCCAGGTACGCGATCGCCTGGCGTGCGGACGCGGGTGTGTGCTGGTTGAGCGCGTGCAGGCCCTTCAGGTAGAGCAGGTACGCCTCGCGATCTTCGCTGTGCCGTCCGGCGACCGGCGCCTCGAGCGTGAGCCGCAGGCGCAGCTCGCCCGCGATCGCGCGCGCGATGTCTTCCTGGACTGCGATCATGTCGTCGAGCGGCCGGTCGTACGTGTCGGACCAGAGATGCGACCCGTCGCTCGTGTTCACGAGCTGTGCGGTGATGCGTAGTCGATCGCCGCTCCGTCGTACACTCCCTTCCAGCACGTAGTCCACGTCCAGGTCGTCGCCTACCTCGCGCACGTCGATGTTCGTTCCCTTGAACTGGAACGCGGACGTGCGCGCGATCACGCGCAGCCCGGCGATCTGGCTGAGCGCGTGGATCAGCTCCTCCGTCATGCCATCGGTGAAGTACGCATCGCCCGCATTGCTGCCCATGTCCATGAACGGCAGGACCACCAGCCCGGGATCGCGATTCGCGTTCGCGGTCCAGGCACGGAGTGAAACGACGGTGACCGGGATGACGATAAGTGCGGCGATCGCGGCGAGTGCGAGACGCATGCGACGTCGTGGCGTGCGGGCTGGCATCCCGGGCTGCCTCGCCATCGGGTCGGGCACGCGCGCGGGCTCGGGCGCGGGCCGGGGCGACTGAGCAGAGTGGGATGAGGTGTCGGGCTCGCGGGCGAACTCGGACGTTCGTGACTGGACAGGCTGAAGTGACATGTCGGGCACGCGCACGCGCGCGGGCGCGGGCTGGGGTGGTTGCGCGCGAAGATGATCCATCAGGGCGAGGACTTCGGCATCAGGCTGAGCGCCGAACTCTTCGCGGAGGAGGGTGGTGTGCACCTGGCCGTGGCGGATCGCGGCGGCGCGGTCGCCGGTGGCGGCGAGGGCTTGCATGAGGCGGAGGGAGTTACGCGAGTTGCCGGGCGATTCGGCGGCGAGGCGGCGCCACCAGGGGACGGACGCGGCGGGGTCGCCCGCGGCCTCCGCGCGTGTGGCGAGTGTCTCGAGCGCCGCGATGAAAGTGGCGTGCAGGCGCGCCCGTACGCTGTCCACCCATTCCTCGAACTCGCGGGCGTTGCTCAGGAAGAAGCCATCCAAGAACGCGCCGGACCAGAGGTCCACGGCGCGTGCCGGATCGCCCGCATCGATGGCAGCCAGGAACGCGACGGCATCGCATGAGACGATGGACGGATTCAGGCGCAGCTCGTCGCCGGCCGAAACGATCGAATCGGGGCCCAGTGCGCGGCGGATGGCGTGGACGGCCTGCTTGAGCGAGTTCCGGGCGCGATCCGCATTGCTCTCCGGCCACAGCAGCGCGGCCAGCCGTTCGCGCGGGACCGCCTCGCCGGGTGACATGGCGAGCAGGGCGAGAAGGGCCAGGCGATGGCGCTGCGCCACGGGCCCCGTGAGCGGCCCCGCGTCGTCCGAAACGGATGCGCCGCCCAGAAGCTTCAGTGAAACCATGTATTTCCGGCGGAGTTAACTGGGAGTCGTGCGTAGCTAACCGGGCCTTAACCCGACGCCCCTAACATACGCGTGTGCGCATTTCGATACCAAGAGAATCCGCACCAGCGCCGAACCCGCGGCGATCATTCACCAGCAGGAGATGGAACCATGTCCACCAGACGTCACGCCCTGTCGAACGCCCTCGGCTGCACCCTCGTCGGCCTCATGCTCAGCGCGTGCAGCGACGGCACCGAGCCGATCTCGCCGGAAATGGCCGCGG
This genomic interval carries:
- a CDS encoding ABC transporter permease, producing the protein MWRVRSWLVSEWRRIAGVRGREARDERANDEFRFHLEMLIARNERSGMSREDARRAAYVQFGGIDRFRESARDEERSRPLEDLVRDMRHAVRNLVRMPAFTIAAVVTLGLGIGATTVMYSIVDHVVLRTLPYPDADRLVLVRVVAQELQDQVPSLAPNAVRFLEWRERCALCEDVGAVRATAVTWSGAGDPVRLHGLRVSSNLLPLLGARAQEGRLFRDDEETAAAGVVVLSDAFWQREFGGDRTAIGRTIMLNDEPRVIIGVLPAGFRLPKRDELGEGTQLPDDPQVYVPLTFAEWELRSQGGFDYSIIARLEPGVTTAEAQTHLTDLEGVITARTGPGLTISAQVLPLQDQVVGGTRRGLVLLLGAVGAVLLLVCVNLASLLLARNAGRSREAAVRVALGAGRGRLIRESLTESLMLALAAGVLGLGLAQVGLTALLQLAPADLPRLHDVRFDARIAAAGVVLSLVTGLLFGVLPALRTGGADPGEALKSGGRTQSQSRATARGRMSLIAAQVALTAILLVTAGLFLTSFARVLGVDRGFRAERALALDVVVPRSAYSDGAGLERVYGELLERLKRIPGVTGAAATSRLPLDGLLWADAMRVENDTRPSEEWPLGNFHFVTPGYFATLDIPLRGTAFTQLDHGRSVAILSARAAALLFPDGEDPIGRRVQLGSRVLADVIGIAADVAATGIGTEQQPIVYLPPWTALGFPADASLVLSTQVDPQSVTAPARTAVREAGAGIAIARVRTLEQMVDDATAARRFELSLLLLFALTALVTACVGIYGVVAHSLASRRSEIGVRMALGAARGDIHWLVVRQGVVAAAIGLVTGFTAIAALGRVVHSLLFGVSTGDPVVLGAVATLLAVVTSTASWIPARRATARDLAVTLRD
- a CDS encoding BTAD domain-containing putative transcriptional regulator; translated protein: MVSLKLLGGASVSDDAGPLTGPVAQRHRLALLALLAMSPGEAVPRERLAALLWPESNADRARNSLKQAVHAIRRALGPDSIVSAGDELRLNPSIVSCDAVAFLAAIDAGDPARAVDLWSGAFLDGFFLSNAREFEEWVDSVRARLHATFIAALETLATRAEAAGDPAASVPWWRRLAAESPGNSRNSLRLMQALAATGDRAAAIRHGQVHTTLLREEFGAQPDAEVLALMDHLRAQPPQPAPARVRVPDMSLQPVQSRTSEFAREPDTSSHSAQSPRPAPEPARVPDPMARQPGMPARTPRRRMRLALAAIAALIVIPVTVVSLRAWTANANRDPGLVVLPFMDMGSNAGDAYFTDGMTEELIHALSQIAGLRVIARTSAFQFKGTNIDVREVGDDLDVDYVLEGSVRRSGDRLRITAQLVNTSDGSHLWSDTYDRPLDDMIAVQEDIARAIAGELRLRLTLEAPVAGRHSEDREAYLLYLKGLHALNQHTPASARQAIAYLEQAIARDPDYALAHASIAHAHVSLIDLAGVHPEVATAHARAAALRALEKDSTLAAAHAILGLIYTEDWQWEEARRAFARAFELDAGEPYTYLWYSLYLDNMGRFDEALVTTQRAQQLDPLSASASYNVTGTFLHLARFDEAITEARRMVELHPTLAAGYDALGWALVDAGRPAEAIEPLERAVAMAGGRWLALANLGRAYAFVGRHDDARAIIARLERDWGRLGFGNFAMAAVHLALDERDAALARLELVYRLRYAKLPHVRQWTAFEPLYGDPDFSRIVSEAGFEPPSAVPD